The following are encoded together in the Streptomyces sp. NBC_00341 genome:
- a CDS encoding alpha/beta hydrolase: MSEVRYNLGDEAFPPPDSLGYLGDNELNGAVYYPDDISSGTHPLIMIEHGFWDTCADADASRSLTAAQAALAEDEQSGDTADAAKQEAIIEAASDRLSAWPCAPGVRQIPSYLGYDYLGRDLASRGFVVVSIGANGINSTSDGQADTVYQERAALINAQLRMWQTLSSTGEGPLRGSFVDAGSGRPSPVDFKNHVDLRNVGLVGHSMGGGGVMQEIADSSRATWPKGVSIKAAFALAPTATWDVAPITKTSFAVMWGTCDQVNTGEFFDWNKDDNSAPIAQYTVRGGVHDFYNRQWSPSSGQVGAHDDAVPGSKPGTCESQFPEATAPRTDQKELSEQRQRRITKDYAGAYFADHLLGRTRYEPYLTGEKSFPGTGGVVSTRFDGGVN; this comes from the coding sequence GTGAGCGAGGTGCGTTACAACCTGGGCGACGAGGCTTTTCCGCCACCCGATTCTCTCGGATACCTGGGCGACAACGAGCTGAACGGGGCTGTTTATTACCCCGACGACATCTCCTCCGGCACCCACCCGCTGATCATGATCGAGCACGGATTCTGGGACACCTGTGCCGACGCCGACGCCTCCAGGTCACTCACCGCCGCGCAGGCCGCGCTGGCGGAGGACGAGCAGAGCGGCGACACGGCCGACGCGGCGAAGCAGGAGGCGATCATCGAGGCCGCCTCGGACCGGCTGTCGGCATGGCCGTGCGCGCCTGGGGTGCGGCAGATCCCCAGCTATCTCGGATACGACTACCTGGGCCGTGATCTGGCGAGCCGGGGGTTCGTCGTTGTCTCCATCGGTGCGAACGGCATCAACTCGACGTCCGACGGCCAGGCCGACACGGTCTATCAGGAGCGCGCGGCACTGATCAACGCCCAGTTGCGCATGTGGCAGACATTGTCGTCGACGGGCGAGGGACCGCTGCGTGGCAGCTTCGTCGACGCCGGGTCCGGACGTCCGTCACCGGTGGACTTCAAGAACCATGTGGACTTGCGGAACGTCGGGCTGGTGGGGCACTCCATGGGCGGCGGCGGAGTGATGCAGGAGATCGCCGACAGCAGCCGCGCCACGTGGCCCAAAGGCGTGTCCATCAAGGCCGCCTTCGCTCTCGCACCCACCGCCACCTGGGACGTCGCACCCATCACCAAGACGTCGTTCGCGGTGATGTGGGGCACGTGTGACCAGGTGAACACCGGAGAGTTCTTCGACTGGAACAAGGACGACAACAGCGCGCCGATAGCCCAGTACACGGTGCGCGGCGGTGTTCACGACTTCTACAACAGGCAGTGGTCGCCCAGCAGCGGTCAGGTCGGCGCACATGACGACGCCGTTCCCGGCAGCAAGCCAGGCACCTGCGAGTCCCAGTTCCCCGAAGCCACCGCCCCCCGAACCGATCAGAAGGAACTCTCGGAGCAGCGGCAGCGCCGGATCACCAAGGATTACGCAGGCGCCTACTTCGCTGACCACCTGCTCGGCCGGACGCGGTATGAGCCCTATCTGACCGGAGAGAAGTCGTTCCCCGGAACGGGCGGTGTCGTCAGCACCCGGTTCGACGGGGGCGTCAACTGA
- the pulA gene encoding pullulanase-type alpha-1,6-glucosidase: protein MNRPSPRVPARRAAPAAVVAAALCAALVPALPAAAARPPTAPSDAKLAAEPARHDLTREQFYFVMPDRFANGDTGNDRGGLTGSRLETGYDPTDKGFYQGGDLKGLTNRLDYIKGLGTTAIWLAPIFKNRPVQGTGKDASAGYHGYWITDFTQVDPHFGTNADLTKLIDKAHGKGMKVFFDVITNHTADTVDYAEKTYGYKPKGAYPYLDRDGRPFDDAAGMAKVDADSFPYKPVTSGGKTPAWLNDPTMYHNRGDSTYAGESTTYGDFSGLDDLWTERPEVVSGMEKIYEKWVRDFDIDGFRIDTVKHVDLDFWTQWATALDTYAAKHGREDFFMFGEVYSADTAITSPYVTQGRLDATLDFPFQEAARQYASQGAPASKLAAVFGDDYRYTTDKANAYEQVTFLGNHDMGRIGTFLKQDNPKADDAELVKRAELANELMFLSRGNPVVYYGDEQGFTGAGGDKDARQTMFASKTADYLDDDELGTDRTHASDAYDTKHPLYRSIAALSELTAKNPALRDGVQTERYAEGSVYAFSRTDPARGDEYVVATNNGTAAKTVELPTESARMDFRTLYGGSGTVRSGADKKITVTVPALSSIVLRAGKPLGAPAARPTISLKAPAAGATGTVELTADVDGGSLNRVVFAAQTGNGKWTTLGTADHAPYKVTQTIAGTTAAGTPLRYKAVVVDRAGRTASVLASSTAGQAPPPAKPVAVERDYAVIHYKRADGDYEGWQAGSGETTADFAGRDAYGAFAWIKVPEGASSVPYTVEKAGTADGPERTVDLAATGQVWIAQGEDGQSAAAPEGAYPPQDTGKAVLHYYRADGDYDGWGLHTWTGAAEPTDWSKPLQPVKKDASGLTFEVPLTEGATALSYILHRGDEKDLPSDQSLDLATYGHEVWMLGGTAGYLLPQTGGAPAPDLTEAEAQWIDADTVVWMVKATEATSQQLVYASGGGISVIDGALSDEGRWLRLSPSALTDAQKAKYPHLKDYPAFTVDARDRDRVRDALRGQLIATQRAANGALLAATGVQSAGVLDDLYGKRASGAALGPVFRHGTPTLSVWAPTARTVALELDGKAVPMRRDDRTGVWSVTGKKNWTGKTYRYVVDVWAPTVQKFVTNKVTDPYSTALTTDSARSLVVDLDDAKLAPKGWSTLRKPAAVPLRDAQIQELQIRDFSIADPTSKHPGEYLAFTDTRSDGMKHLKQLADSGTSYVHLLPAFDIGTIPEKKKDQQKPACELSVYAPDSAEQQACVAKAAAKDGFNWGYDPLHYTVPEGSYASDPDGTRRTVEFRQMVQGLNGAGLRTVMDVVYNHTVASGQDAKSVLDRIVPGYYQRLLEDGTVATSTCCANTAPENTMMGKLVVDSIVTWAKEYKVDGFRFDLMGHHPKANILAVRKALDALTTAKDGVDGKKIILYGEGWNFGEIADDARFVQATQKNMAGTGIATFSDRARDAVRGGSPFDEDPGVQGFATGLYTDPNTSTHNGTKAEQKARLLHYQDLIKVGLTGSLAGYTFTDSSGATVKGSDIDYNGAPAGYAAAPGDALAYADAHDNETLYDTLAFKLPAGTPAADRARMQVLAMATATLSQGPSLSQAGTDLLRSKSLDRNSFDSGDWFNALHWDCRAGNGFGRGLPPAADNEAKWPYAKPLLTNPAVSPGCAQINGASAAYRDLLTIRATEKDFGLSTAGQVQSALSFPLSGRNETPGVITMRLGKLVVVLNATPGTTTQKVTALAGRNYTLHPVQAAGADLTVKEATYGRSSGSFTVPGRTVAVFSAR, encoded by the coding sequence GTGAACCGTCCGTCCCCGCGCGTGCCCGCGCGAAGAGCGGCGCCCGCCGCCGTCGTCGCGGCCGCCCTGTGCGCGGCCCTCGTGCCCGCGCTGCCCGCCGCGGCGGCAAGGCCGCCCACCGCGCCCTCGGACGCGAAGCTGGCCGCGGAGCCCGCCCGGCACGACCTGACCCGCGAGCAGTTCTACTTCGTGATGCCCGACCGGTTCGCCAACGGCGACACCGGCAACGACCGGGGCGGGCTGACCGGTTCGCGGCTGGAGACCGGGTACGACCCCACCGACAAGGGGTTCTACCAGGGCGGCGACCTCAAGGGGCTGACGAACAGGCTCGACTACATCAAGGGGCTCGGCACCACCGCCATCTGGCTCGCGCCGATCTTCAAGAACCGGCCCGTCCAGGGCACCGGCAAGGACGCCTCGGCCGGGTACCACGGTTACTGGATCACCGACTTCACTCAGGTCGACCCGCACTTCGGCACCAACGCCGACCTGACGAAGCTGATCGACAAGGCCCACGGCAAGGGCATGAAGGTCTTCTTCGACGTCATCACCAACCACACCGCCGACACCGTCGACTACGCCGAGAAGACCTACGGGTACAAGCCCAAGGGCGCCTACCCGTACCTCGACCGCGACGGCCGGCCCTTCGACGACGCCGCGGGCATGGCGAAGGTGGACGCCGACTCCTTCCCGTACAAGCCGGTCACCTCCGGCGGCAAGACGCCGGCCTGGCTCAACGACCCCACGATGTACCACAACCGGGGTGACTCGACCTACGCCGGCGAGTCCACCACGTACGGCGACTTCTCCGGGCTCGACGACCTGTGGACCGAGCGGCCCGAGGTCGTCTCCGGGATGGAGAAGATCTACGAGAAGTGGGTCCGCGACTTCGATATCGACGGGTTCCGGATCGACACCGTCAAACACGTCGACCTGGACTTCTGGACCCAGTGGGCCACCGCGCTCGACACCTACGCGGCAAAGCACGGGCGCGAGGACTTCTTCATGTTCGGGGAGGTCTACTCCGCCGACACCGCGATCACCTCGCCCTACGTCACCCAGGGGCGGCTGGACGCGACGCTGGACTTCCCGTTCCAGGAGGCGGCCCGCCAGTACGCCTCGCAGGGCGCCCCGGCCTCGAAGCTCGCCGCCGTCTTCGGTGACGACTACCGGTACACGACCGACAAGGCCAACGCCTATGAGCAGGTGACCTTCCTCGGCAACCACGACATGGGCCGCATCGGCACCTTCCTGAAGCAGGACAACCCGAAGGCCGATGACGCGGAGCTGGTCAAGCGCGCCGAACTCGCCAACGAGCTGATGTTCCTCAGCCGGGGCAACCCCGTCGTCTACTACGGGGACGAGCAGGGCTTCACGGGCGCCGGGGGCGACAAGGACGCCCGCCAGACCATGTTCGCCTCGAAGACCGCCGACTACCTCGACGACGACGAGCTGGGCACGGACCGGACGCACGCCTCCGACGCGTACGACACGAAGCACCCGCTCTACCGGTCGATCGCCGCCCTGTCCGAGCTGACCGCCAAGAACCCGGCGTTGCGGGACGGGGTGCAGACCGAGCGGTACGCCGAGGGCTCCGTCTACGCCTTCTCCCGTACGGACCCGGCGCGCGGCGACGAGTACGTCGTGGCCACCAACAACGGCACGGCCGCGAAGACCGTCGAGCTGCCGACCGAGTCCGCCCGGATGGACTTCCGTACCCTGTACGGCGGTTCCGGTACGGTCCGCAGCGGCGCCGACAAGAAGATCACTGTCACCGTCCCGGCCCTCTCCAGCATCGTGCTCCGGGCCGGGAAGCCGCTGGGCGCGCCCGCCGCGAGGCCCACGATCTCCCTGAAGGCACCGGCCGCCGGAGCCACCGGCACCGTCGAGCTGACCGCCGACGTGGACGGCGGCTCGCTCAACCGGGTCGTCTTCGCCGCCCAGACGGGCAACGGGAAGTGGACCACGCTCGGTACCGCCGACCACGCCCCGTACAAGGTCACCCAGACCATCGCCGGCACGACCGCCGCCGGAACACCCCTGCGCTACAAGGCCGTTGTCGTCGACCGCGCCGGGCGCACCGCGAGCGTCCTCGCCTCCTCCACCGCCGGGCAGGCACCGCCGCCCGCGAAGCCCGTCGCCGTCGAACGCGACTACGCCGTCATCCACTACAAGCGCGCCGACGGCGACTACGAGGGCTGGCAGGCCGGGTCCGGCGAGACCACCGCGGACTTCGCCGGGCGGGACGCCTACGGCGCGTTCGCCTGGATCAAGGTGCCCGAGGGGGCCTCCTCCGTCCCGTACACCGTCGAGAAGGCCGGGACCGCCGACGGGCCGGAGCGGACCGTCGACCTCGCCGCGACCGGACAGGTCTGGATCGCGCAGGGCGAGGACGGCCAGTCCGCCGCCGCCCCCGAGGGTGCCTACCCGCCCCAGGACACCGGCAAGGCCGTCCTGCACTACTACCGGGCCGACGGCGACTACGACGGCTGGGGGCTGCACACCTGGACCGGGGCCGCGGAGCCCACCGACTGGTCCAAGCCGCTCCAGCCGGTGAAGAAGGACGCCTCCGGCCTCACCTTCGAGGTCCCGCTCACCGAAGGGGCCACCGCGCTCAGCTACATCCTGCACCGGGGCGACGAGAAGGACCTGCCCAGCGACCAGTCACTCGACCTGGCCACCTACGGCCACGAGGTCTGGATGCTCGGCGGCACGGCCGGCTACCTGCTGCCGCAGACCGGCGGCGCACCCGCCCCCGACCTCACCGAGGCCGAGGCGCAGTGGATCGACGCCGACACCGTCGTCTGGATGGTGAAGGCCACCGAGGCCACCAGCCAGCAGCTCGTCTACGCATCGGGCGGCGGCATCTCCGTCATCGACGGCGCGCTCTCCGACGAGGGGCGGTGGCTGCGGCTCAGCCCGTCCGCGCTGACCGACGCGCAGAAGGCGAAGTACCCGCACCTCAAGGACTACCCGGCGTTCACCGTGGACGCCCGCGACCGGGACCGGGTCCGTGACGCCCTGCGCGGCCAACTGATCGCCACCCAGCGCGCGGCCAACGGCGCCCTGCTCGCCGCCACCGGGGTACAGAGCGCCGGTGTGCTCGATGACCTCTACGGGAAGCGGGCGAGCGGCGCCGCCCTCGGACCGGTCTTCCGGCACGGCACGCCCACCCTGTCCGTCTGGGCGCCCACCGCCCGTACCGTCGCGCTCGAACTCGACGGCAAGGCCGTACCGATGCGGCGCGACGACCGCACCGGCGTCTGGTCCGTCACCGGCAAGAAGAACTGGACCGGCAAGACCTACCGGTACGTCGTGGACGTCTGGGCGCCCACCGTCCAGAAGTTCGTCACCAACAAGGTCACCGACCCGTACTCCACCGCGCTGACCACCGACTCCGCCCGCAGCCTCGTCGTCGACCTCGACGACGCGAAGCTCGCGCCCAAGGGCTGGAGCACCCTGCGCAAGCCCGCCGCCGTGCCGCTGCGCGACGCCCAGATCCAGGAGCTCCAGATCCGCGACTTCTCGATCGCGGACCCCACCTCCAAGCACCCAGGCGAGTACCTCGCCTTCACCGACACCCGCTCCGACGGGATGAAGCACCTCAAGCAGCTCGCCGACTCCGGCACCAGCTACGTCCACCTGCTGCCCGCCTTCGACATCGGCACCATTCCCGAGAAGAAGAAGGACCAGCAGAAGCCGGCCTGCGAGCTGTCCGTCTACGCCCCCGACTCCGCCGAACAGCAGGCCTGCGTGGCGAAGGCCGCCGCGAAGGACGGCTTCAACTGGGGCTACGACCCGCTGCACTACACCGTCCCGGAGGGGTCGTACGCCTCGGACCCGGACGGCACCCGGCGCACGGTCGAGTTCCGGCAGATGGTGCAGGGGCTCAACGGCGCCGGTCTGCGGACCGTCATGGACGTCGTCTACAACCACACCGTCGCCTCCGGCCAGGACGCCAAATCCGTCCTCGACCGGATCGTGCCCGGCTACTACCAGCGGCTCCTGGAGGACGGCACCGTCGCCACCTCCACCTGCTGCGCCAACACCGCGCCCGAGAACACCATGATGGGCAAGCTCGTCGTCGACTCGATCGTCACCTGGGCCAAGGAGTACAAGGTCGACGGCTTCCGCTTCGACCTGATGGGGCACCACCCCAAGGCCAACATCCTGGCCGTCCGCAAGGCCCTCGACGCCCTGACGACCGCCAAGGACGGCGTGGACGGGAAGAAGATCATCCTGTACGGGGAGGGCTGGAACTTCGGTGAGATCGCCGACGACGCCCGCTTCGTCCAGGCCACCCAGAAGAACATGGCCGGCACCGGCATCGCCACCTTCTCCGACCGGGCCCGCGACGCCGTGCGCGGCGGCTCCCCGTTCGACGAGGACCCCGGCGTCCAGGGCTTCGCCACCGGCCTCTACACCGACCCCAACACCTCCACCCACAACGGTACGAAGGCCGAGCAGAAGGCCCGGCTGCTGCACTACCAGGACCTGATCAAGGTCGGGCTCACCGGCAGCCTCGCCGGGTACACCTTCACCGACAGCTCCGGCGCCACGGTCAAGGGCTCCGACATCGACTACAACGGGGCCCCGGCCGGATACGCCGCCGCCCCCGGCGACGCGCTGGCCTACGCCGACGCCCACGACAACGAGACGCTCTACGACACCCTCGCCTTCAAGCTCCCGGCGGGCACCCCGGCCGCGGACCGGGCCCGTATGCAGGTCCTGGCCATGGCGACGGCCACCCTCTCGCAGGGCCCCTCGCTCTCCCAGGCGGGCACCGACCTGCTGCGCTCCAAGTCGCTGGACCGCAACTCCTTCGACAGCGGCGACTGGTTCAACGCCCTGCACTGGGACTGCCGCGCGGGCAACGGCTTCGGCCGGGGACTGCCGCCCGCCGCCGACAACGAGGCCAAGTGGCCCTACGCCAAGCCGCTGTTGACCAACCCGGCGGTCAGCCCCGGCTGCGCGCAGATCAACGGCGCCTCGGCCGCCTACCGGGACCTGCTCACCATCCGCGCCACCGAGAAGGACTTCGGCCTCTCCACCGCCGGGCAGGTGCAGTCCGCGCTCTCCTTCCCGCTCTCCGGCCGGAACGAGACCCCGGGAGTGATCACCATGCGGCTCGGGAAGCTGGTGGTCGTCCTCAACGCCACCCCCGGCACCACCACGCAGAAGGTCACCGCCCTGGCGGGCCGGAACTACACCCTGCACCCCGTCCAGGCGGCGGGCGCGGATCTTACCGTCAAGGAGGCGACCTACGGGCGGAGTTCGGGAAGTTTCACCGTTCCGGGACGCACAGTGGCGGTGTTCTCGGCACGCTGA
- a CDS encoding regulator translates to MVSYIPEETTSFVGRKTELGRIERALATRRLTTLTGSGGVGKTRLAVRAAGRAEPGYRDGVWWADLAPLHDDGLLLATVSDAVGLSDHTLRMPMDVLCEWLADKRLLLVLDSCEHLRPACAHLLGEILTTSPGLTVLATSRQPLGIKSEQLVEVDPLPVDGAADALALFRARVAAIAPGTRFDEPGTAEAAAEICRRLEGIPLAIELAAAGTGRHTVEQIALRIGSRLDLLADDSIRPQRHRTLRTTIGWSHELCTPLERLLWARATVLRGDFDEATAREVCAGGPLTGDGVATALRGLVAKSVVVRDGTRHRMLDTIREYGRMWLAELGEERAAADRHAACFLQLARSAHAGWTGDDQISWYHRIADTHADLCAALDHLLTHDTAAAQEMAGRIGFFWCCCGHLPQTRDYAQRALDAGPARGPHRTRALWVLGICVMLQGDYPAAERIGEECVRAAAEDGADEGVLAAAYLRGLTHLMVGRPELSLREVDRVLRSTEAGTPLESTYRLRCHLITVFALTGLGRLDEAAEAAVVLRAACQAMDECWTRSYVDYQLALIALLQGRAEAAAAHARSMLTGKHRLRDSFGIALGLDILAAAVAAQGEGAHAARVYGTGQLYWRMVGHPQRGTPELGPLREACERQARESVGDAAYQRAFDRGRADSAEAGLALALHGELLT, encoded by the coding sequence ATGGTGAGCTACATCCCCGAGGAGACCACGAGCTTCGTCGGACGGAAGACGGAGCTGGGCCGGATCGAGCGCGCCCTCGCCACCCGTCGGCTGACCACGCTCACCGGCTCCGGCGGGGTCGGCAAGACCCGCCTCGCGGTCCGCGCGGCCGGCCGCGCCGAACCCGGATACCGCGACGGCGTCTGGTGGGCCGACCTCGCCCCGCTGCACGACGACGGACTGCTCCTGGCCACCGTCTCCGACGCGGTCGGGCTCAGCGACCACACCCTGCGGATGCCCATGGACGTGCTCTGCGAGTGGCTCGCGGACAAGCGGCTGCTGCTCGTCCTGGACTCCTGCGAACATCTGCGCCCCGCCTGCGCCCACCTCCTCGGGGAGATCCTCACCACCTCACCCGGACTCACGGTGCTCGCCACCAGCAGACAGCCCCTCGGCATCAAGAGCGAGCAACTGGTCGAGGTGGACCCGCTGCCCGTCGACGGCGCGGCGGACGCCCTCGCGCTGTTCAGGGCCCGGGTCGCCGCGATCGCCCCCGGCACCCGGTTCGACGAACCGGGCACCGCGGAGGCGGCCGCCGAGATCTGCCGGCGGCTGGAGGGCATCCCGCTCGCCATCGAACTCGCGGCGGCGGGCACCGGCCGGCACACCGTCGAGCAGATCGCGCTGCGGATCGGCTCCCGCCTCGACCTGCTCGCCGACGACTCGATCCGCCCGCAGCGCCACCGCACCCTGCGCACCACCATCGGCTGGAGCCACGAGCTGTGCACCCCGCTGGAACGGCTGCTCTGGGCGCGGGCGACCGTGCTGCGCGGCGACTTCGACGAGGCGACCGCCCGCGAGGTCTGCGCCGGGGGACCGCTCACCGGGGACGGGGTGGCCACGGCGCTGCGCGGCCTGGTGGCCAAATCGGTCGTCGTGCGCGACGGCACCCGCCACCGGATGCTGGACACCATCCGCGAGTACGGCCGGATGTGGCTCGCCGAACTCGGGGAGGAACGCGCCGCGGCCGACCGGCACGCCGCCTGCTTCCTGCAACTGGCCCGCAGCGCCCACGCGGGCTGGACCGGCGACGACCAGATCAGCTGGTACCACCGCATCGCCGACACGCACGCCGACCTGTGCGCGGCCCTGGACCACCTGCTCACCCACGACACCGCCGCCGCCCAGGAGATGGCCGGCCGGATCGGCTTCTTCTGGTGCTGCTGCGGCCACCTGCCGCAGACCCGCGACTACGCCCAGCGCGCCCTGGACGCCGGCCCCGCACGGGGCCCGCACCGCACCCGGGCCCTGTGGGTGCTCGGCATCTGCGTGATGCTCCAGGGCGACTACCCGGCCGCCGAGCGGATCGGGGAGGAATGCGTACGGGCGGCCGCGGAGGACGGGGCCGACGAGGGCGTCCTCGCCGCCGCGTACCTGCGCGGCCTCACCCACCTGATGGTCGGCCGGCCCGAACTGAGCCTGCGCGAGGTGGACCGGGTGCTGCGCAGCACAGAGGCCGGTACCCCGCTCGAATCGACCTACCGGCTGCGCTGCCACCTGATCACCGTCTTCGCCCTCACCGGCCTCGGCCGACTGGACGAGGCAGCCGAGGCCGCGGTCGTCCTGCGCGCGGCCTGCCAGGCCATGGACGAGTGCTGGACCCGCAGTTACGTCGACTACCAGCTCGCGTTGATCGCCCTCCTCCAGGGCCGGGCAGAGGCGGCCGCCGCGCACGCCCGGTCCATGCTCACCGGCAAGCACCGGCTCCGCGACAGCTTCGGCATCGCCCTCGGCCTGGACATCCTGGCCGCCGCGGTCGCCGCCCAGGGCGAGGGGGCCCACGCCGCCCGGGTGTACGGCACCGGGCAGCTCTACTGGCGGATGGTCGGCCACCCGCAGCGCGGCACCCCGGAGCTGGGCCCGCTGCGCGAGGCCTGCGAACGCCAGGCCCGCGAGTCCGTCGGTGACGCCGCCTACCAGCGGGCCTTCGACCGGGGCCGGGCCGACAGCGCGGAAGCGGGCCTGGCGCTCGCCCTCCACGGCGAACTGCTCACCTAA
- a CDS encoding serine protease, whose product MSLLTAAPAHAAERPAAGPVAVHQQAVTAAQQRSVLQYWTPERIAALTTPTSGNPPTSGPDGAPWTNGGALPGTVGRLFFTDHGEDSSCTATVIRSANRSTVVTAGHCVNNTDLLGDNNQWATNEMFVPGYHDGHAPYGKFVGRMGVVGSTWLANDQQHAETYDAYDQAFVVLNPDERGQRAQDAVGTAQRIGFDRPGDVPSDSLGYPRASADPAREGLPEYTGERLAYCSGTAREYPGTVEFPEPPGLFGPPCVMGGGSSGGPRITGLNPVTGVGTVVGDNTQSAFFDAKGAPCADPSHDGCARYLVGPQFSSAITEPLYDRARRA is encoded by the coding sequence ATGTCTCTGCTGACCGCGGCCCCCGCGCACGCGGCGGAACGCCCCGCGGCAGGCCCGGTGGCCGTCCACCAACAGGCGGTCACCGCGGCACAGCAGCGGTCGGTGCTCCAGTACTGGACGCCCGAGCGCATCGCCGCGCTCACCACGCCGACGTCCGGCAACCCGCCCACCAGCGGCCCCGACGGCGCGCCCTGGACCAACGGTGGCGCGCTGCCGGGGACCGTCGGGCGGTTGTTCTTCACCGACCACGGCGAGGACAGCAGCTGCACCGCCACCGTGATCCGGAGCGCCAACCGAAGCACCGTGGTGACCGCGGGCCACTGCGTGAACAACACCGACCTGCTGGGCGACAACAACCAGTGGGCGACCAACGAGATGTTCGTGCCCGGCTACCACGACGGTCACGCGCCCTATGGCAAGTTCGTCGGCCGCATGGGCGTCGTCGGCTCCACCTGGCTGGCCAACGACCAGCAACATGCGGAGACGTACGACGCCTACGACCAGGCGTTCGTCGTGCTGAACCCGGACGAGCGGGGCCAGAGGGCGCAGGATGCGGTCGGGACGGCGCAGAGGATCGGCTTCGACCGGCCCGGCGACGTGCCCAGCGACTCCCTCGGCTACCCGCGCGCCAGCGCCGACCCGGCGCGTGAGGGCCTGCCCGAGTACACCGGTGAACGTCTTGCGTACTGCTCAGGGACGGCCAGGGAATACCCCGGCACGGTCGAGTTCCCCGAGCCGCCCGGTCTGTTCGGCCCGCCGTGCGTCATGGGCGGCGGCTCCAGCGGCGGACCGCGGATCACCGGCCTGAACCCGGTGACCGGTGTGGGCACCGTGGTCGGCGACAACACGCAGAGCGCGTTCTTCGACGCCAAGGGCGCCCCCTGCGCCGATCCCTCCCACGACGGCTGCGCCCGCTACCTCGTCGGTCCGCAGTTCAGTTCGGCGATCACCGAGCCGCTGTACGACCGGGCCCGGCGGGCCTGA